A single window of Martelella sp. NC20 DNA harbors:
- a CDS encoding sugar-binding transcriptional regulator, producing the protein MLIRPSDRILHKAAWLYYTHGLRQDEVAKQLDISRASVAMYLRRAREMGIVTISTSTELFADDVLARELEDTLGLDAVWIVPEDRQALDPETEMPVVAAAVFQGLINKGDKVGVAWGRTVYHIADAMPFADLQGVTVIQLCGNLGAPYNYRPDQCTTEIARRLNAEGINFYAPLVLSTEALCAQLRNEEIIHQQMAMIGECDLVLYSVGGIAADSHLVKCGALSAEAIEALGENGAAGVIAGQVIDHDGAIMDCEHNRRCISADLDTVRKIPKRLMVVQEPEKFEALKAALRGGFVSHLVVTRSMAEQLMDAWKA; encoded by the coding sequence ATGCTGATCCGACCGAGCGACCGCATTCTCCACAAAGCCGCCTGGCTCTATTACACCCATGGCCTGCGCCAGGACGAGGTGGCGAAACAGCTCGACATATCGCGGGCTTCGGTCGCCATGTATCTGCGCCGCGCCCGCGAGATGGGCATCGTCACCATCTCCACCTCGACCGAACTCTTCGCCGATGACGTACTGGCGCGTGAACTCGAGGATACGCTGGGGCTGGATGCGGTCTGGATCGTCCCGGAGGATCGCCAGGCGCTCGACCCGGAAACCGAAATGCCGGTCGTTGCGGCAGCGGTATTCCAGGGACTGATCAACAAGGGCGACAAGGTCGGCGTCGCCTGGGGTCGGACCGTCTATCATATCGCCGATGCCATGCCGTTTGCCGATCTGCAGGGCGTCACCGTTATCCAGCTCTGCGGCAATCTGGGCGCGCCCTACAATTACCGCCCCGACCAGTGCACCACCGAAATAGCGCGGCGGCTGAACGCGGAAGGGATCAACTTCTACGCCCCGCTGGTGCTGAGCACCGAGGCCCTTTGCGCCCAACTGCGCAATGAGGAGATCATTCACCAGCAGATGGCGATGATCGGCGAATGCGACCTGGTTCTGTATTCGGTCGGCGGCATTGCCGCAGACAGCCATCTGGTGAAATGCGGCGCTCTTTCCGCAGAAGCAATCGAGGCGCTTGGCGAAAACGGCGCGGCCGGCGTGATCGCCGGCCAGGTGATCGACCACGACGGCGCGATCATGGATTGCGAGCATAATCGCCGCTGCATCTCCGCCGATCTCGACACGGTGCGCAAGATCCCCAAGCGGCTGATGGTGGTGCAGGAACCCGAAAAATTCGAGGCGTTGAAGGCAGCGCTCAGGGGCGGTTTCGTGTCCCACCTCGTGGTGACGCGGTCCATGGCCGAACAGCTTATGGATGCTTGGAAGGCTTGA
- a CDS encoding RuBisCO large subunit C-terminal-like domain-containing protein gives MAERFSAGYLISDTDFETAKQRALNITVEQTVEIPRDIVPAGYVEDEILGRLEALEAAEGGYVAEISYSLDDAGGDFLQLLNVLFGNSSILQKTRLVWMKPCAGLDAITPGPRFGRDGLYDLAGVSGGPLLMSAIKPVGLATADLAALARDFALGGMDFVKDDHGLVDQKTAPFSERLAACVEAIGEANAKTGFRTRFIPNITAQNGQTIERAYEAKEKGAGGVMLAPALAGYDVARQLAADKDFGLPVISHPAFSGANVVGGDCGFSHRFYFGTLQRLMGMDAAVYPNFGGRFGFSREECLSIVDGCSEAFSSLKPILPAPGGGMTFERVPEMRAAYGNDVIYLIGGALIRERATLADACRRLAETVRAT, from the coding sequence ATGGCGGAGCGGTTTTCGGCGGGCTACCTGATCTCCGACACCGATTTCGAGACCGCGAAACAGCGCGCGCTCAACATCACGGTCGAGCAGACGGTGGAAATCCCGCGCGATATCGTGCCCGCCGGCTATGTCGAGGATGAAATCCTCGGCAGGCTTGAAGCGCTGGAGGCGGCGGAAGGCGGCTATGTGGCCGAGATTTCCTACAGTCTCGATGATGCGGGCGGCGACTTCCTGCAGCTTCTGAACGTGCTTTTCGGCAATTCCTCGATCCTGCAAAAGACCAGGCTCGTTTGGATGAAGCCGTGCGCCGGGCTGGACGCGATCACGCCCGGCCCGCGCTTCGGGCGCGACGGTTTGTACGATCTGGCCGGGGTTTCCGGCGGTCCGCTGCTGATGTCGGCGATCAAGCCGGTCGGTCTTGCGACCGCCGATCTGGCTGCGCTTGCCCGTGATTTTGCGCTTGGCGGCATGGATTTCGTCAAGGACGATCACGGTCTTGTGGACCAGAAGACCGCGCCGTTTTCCGAAAGGCTTGCGGCCTGCGTCGAGGCGATCGGCGAGGCCAATGCGAAAACCGGGTTCAGAACCCGCTTCATTCCCAACATCACCGCACAGAACGGGCAAACGATCGAACGCGCCTATGAGGCGAAGGAAAAGGGCGCGGGCGGCGTCATGCTGGCGCCAGCGCTTGCCGGCTATGATGTCGCGCGGCAATTGGCGGCGGACAAGGATTTCGGCCTGCCGGTGATTTCGCACCCGGCCTTTTCCGGGGCCAATGTCGTTGGCGGCGACTGCGGTTTCTCCCATCGCTTCTATTTCGGTACGCTTCAGCGGCTGATGGGCATGGACGCCGCCGTTTATCCCAATTTCGGCGGGCGCTTCGGATTTTCGCGGGAGGAATGCCTGTCGATCGTCGATGGCTGTTCTGAGGCATTCTCATCCCTGAAGCCGATCCTGCCTGCACCCGGCGGCGGCATGACATTCGAGCGCGTGCCGGAAATGCGGGCGGCCTACGGCAATGACGTCATCTACCTGATCGGCGGCGCGCTGATCCGCGAGCGCGCAACGCTGGCGGATGCCTGCCGACGCCTTGCCGAAACGGTCAGGGCGACATAA